The following proteins are encoded in a genomic region of Saccharopolyspora antimicrobica:
- a CDS encoding ferredoxin--NADP reductase translates to MWQLRVVEVVRETADAHTLVLERPGEDFDYRPGQFLTIRIPGGAARCYSLCSSPVCDDELKVTVKRTKDGYGSNWICDNVVAGDVLDVLSPAGTFTPPSLDTDLLLVAAGSGITPVLSIVKSALRAGRGRITLLYANRDEHSVIFRDELVALGRDDDRLTVVHWLESVQGTPTAAALRALLRPYADREAFVCGPAAFMDLAVESLKALGTSRVHVERFTSLTGDPFAAPEAPAETGPVSEVEVTLDGQTRTVTWPRGSKLLDALLAAGLDAPYSCREGACSACACVLLDGEVELERNEVLDEHDRADGLILGCQAIPLTDRLKVTYEP, encoded by the coding sequence ATGTGGCAGCTGCGCGTGGTCGAGGTGGTCCGGGAGACCGCGGACGCGCACACCCTGGTCCTGGAGCGGCCCGGCGAGGACTTCGACTACCGCCCCGGTCAGTTCCTGACCATCCGGATCCCGGGCGGGGCCGCGCGCTGCTACTCGCTGTGCAGCTCACCGGTCTGCGACGACGAGCTGAAGGTGACGGTCAAGCGCACCAAGGACGGCTACGGTTCGAACTGGATCTGCGACAACGTCGTCGCGGGCGACGTGCTCGACGTGCTGAGCCCGGCGGGCACCTTCACGCCCCCGTCGCTGGACACCGATCTGCTGCTGGTCGCCGCGGGCAGCGGGATCACGCCGGTGCTCTCGATCGTCAAGTCGGCGCTGCGCGCCGGCCGTGGCCGGATCACCCTGCTCTACGCCAACCGCGACGAGCACTCGGTGATCTTCCGCGACGAGCTGGTGGCGCTCGGGCGCGACGACGACCGGCTCACCGTCGTGCACTGGCTGGAATCCGTGCAGGGAACGCCGACCGCCGCCGCGCTGCGCGCACTGCTGCGGCCCTACGCCGATCGCGAGGCATTCGTCTGCGGGCCAGCGGCTTTCATGGACTTGGCGGTGGAGTCTTTGAAGGCTCTCGGGACGTCCCGGGTGCACGTCGAACGCTTCACGTCGCTGACCGGTGATCCGTTCGCGGCACCCGAAGCTCCGGCCGAAACCGGGCCGGTGAGCGAGGTCGAGGTGACGCTCGACGGGCAGACGCGCACCGTGACTTGGCCGCGGGGCAGCAAGCTGCTCGACGCGCTGCTCGCAGCCGGGCTGGACGCGCCGTACTCCTGCCGCGAAGGAGCGTGCAGCGCCTGCGCTTGCGTGCTGCTGGACGGCGAGGTCGAGCTGGAGCGCAACGAAGTGCTCGACGAGCACGACCGCGCCGACGGCCTCATCCTCGGCTGCCAGGCGATTCCGCTCACCGACCGGCTGAAGGTGACCTACGAACCCTGA
- the dmpG gene encoding 4-hydroxy-2-oxovalerate aldolase: MTHRIRITDSSLRDGSHAKQHQFTTEHVRDVVAALDGAGVPVIEVTHGDGLGGSSFNYGFSRTPEQELIKTAVDAAERAKIAFLMLPGVGVKDDIRAAADNGAAICRIATHCTEADVSVQHFGLARELGLETVGFLMMAHSRPPEVLAAQARIMADAGCQCVYVVDSAGALVLEDTSDRIAALVAELGDDAQVGFHGHENLGLGVANSVLAVRAGATQIDGSTRRFGAGAGNTPVEAFVAVAEKLGISTGVDTMKIIDAAEDVVRPVMDGECLLDRLSLTMGYAGVYSSFLKHADRAAAKYGVSGAEILVEAGRRNLIGGQEDQLIELAVDLAGRGADTESRAS; this comes from the coding sequence ATGACGCACCGGATCAGGATCACCGATTCCTCGCTCCGCGACGGATCGCACGCCAAGCAGCACCAGTTCACCACCGAGCACGTGCGCGACGTCGTGGCGGCTCTCGACGGCGCCGGAGTCCCGGTCATCGAGGTCACCCACGGCGACGGCCTCGGCGGCTCGTCGTTCAACTACGGCTTCAGCCGCACTCCCGAGCAGGAGCTCATCAAGACCGCGGTGGACGCGGCGGAACGGGCGAAGATCGCCTTCCTCATGCTGCCCGGCGTCGGCGTCAAGGACGACATCCGGGCGGCGGCGGACAACGGCGCCGCGATCTGCCGGATCGCCACGCACTGCACCGAGGCCGACGTCTCCGTCCAGCACTTCGGGCTGGCCCGGGAGCTGGGCCTGGAGACGGTGGGCTTCCTGATGATGGCCCACAGCCGGCCGCCGGAGGTGCTCGCCGCGCAGGCCCGGATCATGGCCGACGCGGGCTGCCAGTGCGTCTACGTCGTGGACTCCGCGGGCGCGCTGGTGCTGGAGGACACCAGCGACCGGATCGCCGCGCTGGTGGCCGAACTCGGCGACGACGCGCAGGTCGGCTTCCACGGCCACGAGAACCTGGGCCTGGGCGTGGCGAACTCGGTGCTCGCGGTGCGCGCCGGAGCCACCCAGATCGACGGCTCCACCAGGCGCTTCGGCGCCGGTGCCGGGAACACGCCGGTGGAGGCGTTCGTCGCGGTCGCCGAGAAGCTCGGCATCTCCACCGGCGTGGACACCATGAAGATCATCGACGCCGCCGAGGACGTGGTCCGGCCGGTGATGGACGGCGAGTGCCTGCTCGACCGCCTCTCGCTGACCATGGGATACGCCGGCGTCTACTCCAGCTTCCTCAAGCACGCCGACCGGGCCGCGGCGAAGTACGGCGTCTCCGGCGCCGAGATCCTCGTCGAGGCGGGCAGGCGCAACCTGATCGGCGGCCAGGAGGACCAGCTGATCGAACTCGCCGTGGACCTCGCCGGTCGCGGTGCCGACACCGAATCGAGGGCCAGCTGA
- a CDS encoding acetaldehyde dehydrogenase (acetylating), producing MTKATAAVVGSGNIGTDLMCKLLRSETIEPRWMIGVDPGSPGLQRARQNGLISSAEGVDWLFAQDEQPDLVFEATSAHVHRENAPRYAERGIQAIDLTPAALGPAVVPAVNLGAHLDAPNVNLITCGGQATIPIVRAVSRVVEVAYAEIVASVASPSAGPGTRANIDEFTITTARGIEDIGGAGRGKAIIILNPAEPPMLMRDTVFCAIPADADRDAIAESVHRVVADVASYVPGYRLRADPQFDDPSTVNGGMARVAVFLEVEGAGDFLPPYSGNLDIMTAAATRVGEGFAQRILAQEGRR from the coding sequence GTGACCAAGGCGACCGCAGCCGTCGTGGGTTCCGGCAACATCGGCACCGACCTGATGTGCAAGCTGCTGCGCTCCGAGACCATCGAGCCGCGCTGGATGATCGGCGTCGATCCCGGCAGCCCCGGCCTGCAGCGCGCCCGGCAGAACGGCCTGATCAGCTCGGCCGAGGGCGTCGACTGGCTGTTCGCGCAGGACGAGCAGCCGGACCTGGTCTTCGAGGCGACGTCGGCCCACGTGCACCGGGAGAACGCGCCCAGGTACGCCGAGCGGGGCATCCAGGCGATCGACCTGACCCCGGCGGCGCTGGGGCCCGCGGTGGTGCCCGCGGTGAACCTCGGGGCGCACCTCGACGCACCGAACGTCAACCTGATCACCTGCGGCGGGCAGGCCACCATCCCGATCGTGCGAGCGGTCTCGCGGGTGGTCGAGGTGGCCTACGCCGAGATCGTGGCCAGCGTGGCCTCGCCGTCGGCCGGTCCCGGCACGCGGGCGAACATCGACGAGTTCACCATCACCACGGCTCGCGGCATCGAGGACATCGGCGGCGCCGGGCGGGGCAAGGCGATCATCATCCTGAACCCGGCCGAACCGCCGATGCTGATGCGCGACACCGTGTTCTGCGCGATCCCGGCCGACGCCGACCGCGACGCGATCGCCGAATCCGTCCACCGGGTCGTCGCCGACGTCGCGAGCTACGTGCCCGGCTACCGGCTGCGCGCCGATCCGCAGTTCGACGATCCGTCCACTGTGAACGGTGGCATGGCGCGGGTCGCGGTGTTCCTCGAAGTCGAGGGCGCCGGTGACTTCCTGCCGCCGTACTCCGGAAACCTCGACATCATGACCGCTGCGGCGACCCGCGTCGGCGAAGGCTTCGCCCAGCGGATCCTCGCGCAGGAGGGACGGCGATGA
- a CDS encoding alpha/beta fold hydrolase has protein sequence MTELSYESTLRELRTGRGVLRYHEAGAGPPLLMLHGSGPGVTGWRNFRGNLPVFAEHFRCLVLEFPGFGVSDPVDEHPMVAAPTAVRRFLDGLGIERADVIGNSMGGIVGARFAISDPDRVRRLVTIGGVGRALFSPSPGEGINLLIEFTEEPTRERLVAWLNSMVHDRSLVTEELIEERWAHATEPSTLASARKMYSRQAFEAAAASAEPPYWAMLHRIRARTLITWGRDDRVSPVDMALLPMRTIPGAELHVFPDCGHWAMIEQKEAWESAVLAFLTREERS, from the coding sequence ATGACCGAACTGAGCTACGAGTCCACGCTGCGCGAGCTGCGGACGGGCCGAGGTGTGCTGCGCTACCACGAAGCCGGTGCCGGGCCACCCCTGCTGATGCTGCACGGTTCCGGGCCCGGCGTGACCGGGTGGCGGAACTTCCGCGGCAACCTGCCCGTCTTCGCCGAGCACTTCCGCTGCCTGGTGCTGGAGTTCCCCGGCTTCGGCGTCAGCGACCCGGTGGACGAGCACCCGATGGTCGCCGCACCCACCGCGGTCCGCCGCTTCCTGGATGGCCTGGGCATCGAGCGGGCCGACGTGATCGGCAACTCGATGGGCGGCATCGTGGGGGCCCGGTTCGCGATCAGCGACCCGGACCGGGTGCGCAGGCTGGTCACCATCGGCGGGGTGGGACGGGCGCTGTTCAGCCCGTCGCCGGGCGAGGGCATCAACCTGCTGATCGAGTTCACCGAGGAACCCACCCGCGAACGGCTCGTGGCCTGGCTGAACTCCATGGTGCACGACCGGTCGCTGGTGACCGAGGAGCTGATCGAGGAGCGCTGGGCGCACGCCACCGAGCCGAGCACCCTGGCCAGCGCGCGGAAGATGTACAGCCGCCAGGCCTTCGAGGCCGCCGCGGCATCCGCCGAGCCGCCGTACTGGGCCATGCTGCACCGGATCCGGGCCCGGACGCTGATCACCTGGGGCCGCGACGACCGGGTCAGCCCGGTCGACATGGCGCTGCTGCCGATGCGCACCATCCCCGGCGCCGAGCTGCACGTCTTCCCCGACTGCGGGCACTGGGCGATGATCGAGCAGAAGGAAGCCTGGGAGAGCGCGGTGCTGGCATTCCTGACCCGCGAGGAGCGGTCGTGA
- a CDS encoding IclR family transcriptional regulator: MTVPAVPASPRRELPPSMVERMTLILDSFERCSVRLTLEDVARRTHLPRSTAHRILDQLVRLDWLQHSAAGYSLGRRALSLGGRANAHGELRNAAAPLLHDLQIRTGMVVHLAVLDGVEIRYLDKVGGRFAASVPSRVGGRAPAHSTALGKAMLAWLEPEAVDELLGERIGRLTDRTIADLDTLHQELDRIRRRRGLAFERGECVRSLACAAVAVRGPEGPVGSISLVGRVQTPLEKVAPLVVDAARQVSDVLHPPVPKTRSWRQMHVVAPERTWSSATLDRMMAAGSGDWF, encoded by the coding sequence ATGACCGTCCCTGCCGTTCCCGCCTCCCCGCGTCGCGAGCTGCCGCCCTCCATGGTGGAGCGGATGACCCTGATCCTCGACTCCTTCGAGCGGTGCTCGGTCCGGCTCACCCTGGAGGACGTCGCGCGGAGAACGCATCTGCCGAGGTCGACGGCGCACCGGATCCTCGATCAGCTGGTCCGGCTGGACTGGCTCCAGCACAGCGCGGCGGGCTACTCGCTCGGCCGCCGGGCGCTGAGCCTCGGCGGTCGGGCCAACGCGCACGGCGAGCTGCGCAACGCCGCCGCGCCGCTGCTGCACGACCTCCAGATCCGGACTGGAATGGTTGTTCACCTCGCGGTGCTCGACGGGGTCGAGATCCGCTACCTGGACAAGGTGGGCGGGCGGTTCGCGGCATCGGTGCCCTCGCGGGTCGGCGGCCGGGCTCCGGCGCATTCGACCGCGCTGGGCAAGGCGATGCTGGCGTGGCTGGAACCGGAAGCGGTGGACGAGCTGCTCGGCGAGCGCATCGGCCGGCTGACCGACCGCACCATCGCCGACCTCGACACCTTGCACCAGGAGCTCGACCGCATCCGGCGGCGCCGCGGGCTGGCCTTCGAGCGCGGCGAGTGCGTCCGCTCGCTGGCCTGCGCGGCGGTCGCGGTCCGCGGCCCGGAGGGGCCGGTGGGCAGCATCTCCCTGGTGGGGCGCGTCCAGACACCGCTGGAGAAGGTGGCACCGCTGGTCGTCGACGCCGCGCGGCAGGTCTCCGACGTGCTCCACCCGCCGGTGCCGAAAACCCGCTCGTGGCGGCAGATGCACGTCGTCGCACCGGAGCGGACCTGGTCCAGCGCGACGCTGGACCGGATGATGGCGGCGGGCTCCGGCGACTGGTTCTGA
- a CDS encoding nuclear transport factor 2 family protein, which yields MAEQSTELAELAARLRRLEDQQEIARLIASYGPLVDSGSADAVADRWEPDGAYDVDELSMNGRDEITAMVAGPRHQSWIRGGCAHFLGPAHVTVEDDDAVAVGHSLMIVHRDGEFVVRRATANRWQLRRGPQGWRVTRRTSRVLDGRAEAPRLLAALDIDQEHRSEEDR from the coding sequence ATGGCCGAGCAGTCCACCGAACTCGCCGAACTGGCGGCCCGCCTGCGGAGGCTGGAGGACCAGCAGGAGATCGCCCGGCTCATCGCGAGCTACGGCCCGCTGGTCGACAGCGGCAGCGCCGACGCCGTGGCCGACCGCTGGGAACCCGACGGCGCCTACGACGTCGACGAGCTGTCGATGAACGGCCGCGACGAGATCACCGCGATGGTCGCCGGACCGCGGCACCAGAGCTGGATCCGCGGTGGTTGCGCGCACTTCCTCGGCCCGGCGCACGTGACGGTCGAGGACGACGACGCGGTCGCGGTCGGCCATTCGCTGATGATCGTGCACCGCGACGGCGAGTTCGTCGTGCGCCGCGCCACCGCCAACCGCTGGCAGCTGCGCAGAGGACCGCAGGGCTGGCGCGTGACCCGGCGAACGAGCCGGGTCCTCGACGGCCGCGCGGAGGCGCCCCGCCTGCTCGCGGCGCTCGACATCGATCAGGAGCACCGCAGCGAGGAGGACCGATGA
- a CDS encoding acyl-CoA dehydrogenase family protein: MPHPVLTAVEERAEEITAVAESNERLGRLDDQAAKVLRETGVIKMLQPARYGGAEAHPAEFAEAVMEVAGCDGSTGWVAGIVGVHPWEMAMADERVQEEIWGGDNDTWIASPYAPMGVLTPVDGGYRFTGHWQFSSGTDHCDWIFLGAFLGDESGEVAKPPVSYHVILPRSDYRIVEDSWDVVGLRGTGSKDIVVEDAFVPAHRVIPFSKMLDGSAPADAGLVNPTYHVPFTTAFPLGITAAVIGICEGALAHHLAYQRKRVQITGTKVKDDPYVLYAISEAAAEIHASRVALLDNVSRIYDKVAAGVEISFAERAVSRRTQVSAAWRAVRAMDEIVARSGGNGLRMDNPIQRFWRDGHMGMVHAIHVPGAVFHVSALTELGVEPPNGPLRSMI, translated from the coding sequence ATGCCGCACCCCGTCCTGACGGCCGTCGAGGAGCGCGCCGAGGAGATCACCGCCGTCGCCGAGTCCAACGAGCGCCTCGGCAGGCTCGACGACCAGGCCGCCAAGGTGCTGCGCGAGACCGGTGTCATCAAGATGCTGCAGCCCGCCCGCTACGGCGGCGCCGAGGCGCACCCGGCCGAATTCGCCGAAGCGGTGATGGAGGTGGCCGGCTGCGACGGCTCGACCGGCTGGGTCGCCGGGATCGTCGGCGTGCACCCGTGGGAGATGGCGATGGCCGACGAGCGGGTGCAGGAGGAGATCTGGGGCGGCGACAACGACACCTGGATCGCCTCGCCGTACGCGCCGATGGGCGTGCTCACGCCGGTCGACGGCGGCTACCGCTTCACCGGGCACTGGCAGTTCTCCTCCGGCACCGACCACTGCGACTGGATCTTCCTCGGCGCCTTCCTGGGCGACGAGTCGGGCGAGGTGGCCAAGCCGCCGGTGTCCTACCACGTGATCCTGCCGCGGTCGGACTACCGGATCGTCGAGGACTCCTGGGACGTGGTGGGCCTGCGCGGCACCGGTAGCAAGGACATCGTCGTCGAGGACGCCTTCGTCCCGGCGCACCGGGTGATCCCGTTCAGCAAGATGCTCGACGGCTCCGCGCCCGCGGACGCCGGCCTGGTGAACCCGACCTACCACGTCCCGTTCACCACGGCGTTCCCGCTGGGCATCACCGCGGCGGTGATCGGCATCTGCGAGGGGGCGCTGGCGCACCACCTGGCCTACCAGCGCAAACGCGTGCAGATCACCGGCACCAAGGTCAAGGACGACCCGTACGTGCTCTACGCGATCAGCGAGGCGGCGGCCGAGATCCACGCCTCCCGCGTCGCGCTGCTGGACAACGTCTCCCGCATCTACGACAAGGTGGCGGCGGGCGTCGAGATCTCCTTCGCCGAGCGCGCGGTCAGCCGCCGCACCCAGGTCTCGGCGGCCTGGCGGGCGGTCCGCGCGATGGACGAGATCGTGGCCCGCTCCGGCGGCAACGGCCTGCGGATGGACAACCCGATCCAGCGCTTCTGGCGCGACGGCCACATGGGCATGGTGCACGCGATCCACGTCCCGGGCGCGGTCTTCCACGTCTCCGCCCTGACCGAACTCGGCGTCGAACCGCCCAACGGCCCGCTGCGCTCGATGATCTGA
- a CDS encoding MFS transporter, giving the protein MEQAPPPQRTAAATGSDADGESVRQDRSTAQNCAIVALLVLLVEITGLTYTMVTPALSEIAAAYRSPDISWIVTAVTLVGAIAFAVCGKLGDIYGKKAIALVCTAVFAVGTALCATAPVLPLLIAGRALQGFGLAVLSLAYGLVRDVLPKRLIPIALGFIGTGMGASAIIGPVISGLLVEPFTFRGIFWFQFGYAIVVGLLVWRFVPESGLRARAGVDWIGASLLGFGALAFLFGVGTIKSAGWLSVPVLGGIGAGVLLIAGWFRYERRAADPLVRIDLLAQRRVGLPLLANACVQFALVGNSMLVPMFVMSAPEGGFGFGATALEVAGFLAASGVSAMVAGPVSGLISRRFGPRAGMTFGASALVTGAALIAFVHDTATAVLLAQLVFGIGIGSASAALPNVLVHAVPADVQGVSGGMLNLVGSFGSSIGSQVLIVLLLLPGAHYTETGFVLAFLATAACGAIALTSALLVGPLRDRE; this is encoded by the coding sequence ATGGAACAGGCACCTCCACCGCAAAGAACGGCCGCCGCCACCGGATCGGACGCCGACGGCGAATCCGTGCGCCAGGACCGCTCCACCGCGCAGAACTGCGCGATCGTCGCACTCCTCGTCCTGCTGGTGGAGATCACCGGCCTCACCTACACGATGGTCACCCCGGCGCTGTCGGAGATCGCCGCCGCCTACCGCTCACCGGACATCTCCTGGATCGTCACCGCCGTGACCCTGGTCGGCGCCATCGCCTTCGCGGTGTGCGGGAAGCTGGGCGACATCTACGGCAAGAAGGCGATCGCGCTGGTGTGCACCGCGGTGTTCGCCGTCGGCACCGCGCTGTGCGCGACCGCCCCGGTGCTGCCGCTGCTGATCGCCGGTCGTGCGCTGCAGGGGTTCGGGCTGGCCGTGCTGTCGCTGGCCTACGGGCTGGTCCGGGACGTGCTCCCGAAGCGGCTGATCCCGATCGCGCTGGGCTTCATCGGCACCGGCATGGGCGCCAGCGCGATCATCGGTCCGGTCATCAGCGGGCTGCTCGTCGAGCCGTTCACCTTCCGCGGCATCTTCTGGTTCCAGTTCGGCTACGCGATCGTGGTGGGCCTGCTGGTGTGGCGCTTCGTCCCGGAGAGCGGGCTGCGCGCCCGGGCCGGTGTGGACTGGATCGGCGCTTCACTGCTCGGGTTCGGCGCGCTGGCCTTCCTCTTCGGCGTCGGCACGATCAAGAGCGCGGGCTGGCTCTCGGTGCCGGTGCTGGGCGGGATCGGTGCGGGCGTGCTCCTCATCGCGGGGTGGTTCCGCTACGAGCGGCGCGCCGCCGATCCGCTGGTGCGCATCGACCTCCTCGCGCAACGGCGGGTCGGATTGCCGCTGCTGGCCAACGCGTGCGTCCAGTTCGCGCTGGTCGGAAACTCGATGCTGGTCCCGATGTTCGTCATGTCCGCGCCGGAGGGCGGTTTCGGGTTCGGCGCGACGGCGCTGGAGGTGGCCGGGTTCCTCGCCGCATCGGGCGTGTCGGCGATGGTGGCGGGTCCGGTCAGCGGCCTGATCTCGCGGCGCTTCGGGCCCCGCGCAGGCATGACCTTCGGCGCTTCGGCGCTCGTCACCGGGGCGGCCCTGATCGCGTTCGTGCACGACACCGCGACGGCGGTCCTGCTGGCCCAGCTGGTGTTCGGGATCGGCATCGGCTCGGCGTCGGCGGCGCTGCCGAACGTGCTCGTGCACGCGGTTCCGGCGGACGTCCAGGGCGTCAGCGGCGGAATGCTGAACCTGGTGGGCAGTTTCGGCAGCTCGATCGGCTCGCAGGTGCTGATCGTGCTGCTCCTGCTGCCCGGCGCCCACTACACAGAAACCGGCTTCGTGCTCGCCTTCCTCGCCACCGCCGCGTGCGGCGCGATCGCCCTGACCAGCGCACTGCTGGTCGGCCCGCTACGCGACCGGGAATGA
- a CDS encoding class I SAM-dependent DNA methyltransferase, producing MTDPSSTSRAAADAYSAVAALYAELPRDDLERLPLDRAALAAFAEHVRAGSPGTVAELGCGPGPVTAHLRDLGLDVFGVDLSSALIDIARETYPDLRFEVGSMDALDLADDELRGIVSWFSIIHALPEEVPGFFAEFSRVLAPGGHLLLGFFEAGDGPVEPFDHKVATAYRWPVDELARLGREAGFVEVGRVLREAVEGERNIRRGNLVMRLSE from the coding sequence GTGACCGACCCTTCTTCGACTTCCCGGGCGGCGGCGGACGCCTACAGCGCCGTCGCCGCCCTCTACGCCGAGCTGCCCCGTGACGACCTCGAAAGGCTGCCCCTGGACCGAGCCGCGCTCGCAGCGTTCGCCGAGCACGTGCGGGCCGGCTCGCCCGGCACCGTCGCCGAGCTCGGCTGCGGGCCGGGCCCGGTGACCGCGCACCTGCGCGACCTGGGCCTGGACGTCTTCGGCGTCGACCTGTCCTCGGCGTTGATCGACATCGCTCGCGAGACCTACCCCGACCTGCGGTTCGAGGTCGGATCGATGGACGCCCTGGACCTCGCCGACGACGAGCTGCGCGGCATCGTGTCCTGGTTCTCGATCATCCACGCGCTGCCGGAGGAGGTGCCCGGCTTCTTCGCCGAGTTCAGCCGGGTGCTGGCGCCGGGCGGCCACCTGCTGCTCGGGTTCTTCGAGGCCGGGGACGGCCCGGTCGAGCCGTTCGACCACAAGGTGGCCACGGCCTACCGGTGGCCGGTCGACGAGCTGGCGCGCCTGGGCCGCGAAGCCGGGTTCGTCGAGGTCGGCCGCGTGCTGCGCGAGGCCGTCGAAGGAGAGCGCAACATCCGCCGGGGAAACCTCGTGATGCGCCTGAGCGAGTAG
- a CDS encoding flavin reductase family protein: MNPHLPTPLEMRRAMGSFASGVTVVTGCDDGEPVGFACQSFASVSLDPPLVLFCADHRGRSWPRIRTAGRFCVNVLAEQQTDLCDRFGSSRGAKFEGLPWQLSRWGSPVLPGVLARVHARVHEVHAAGDHDVVIGEVLELETPAQDRPMVFFRGAFGIDPELVLPEAWDWA, translated from the coding sequence GTGAACCCCCATCTGCCCACACCGCTGGAGATGCGCCGCGCGATGGGTTCCTTCGCCAGCGGCGTCACGGTGGTCACCGGGTGCGACGACGGCGAACCGGTCGGCTTCGCCTGCCAGTCCTTCGCCTCGGTCTCGCTCGACCCGCCGCTGGTGCTGTTCTGCGCCGATCACCGGGGCCGGAGCTGGCCGCGGATCCGCACCGCCGGGCGCTTCTGCGTGAACGTGCTCGCCGAGCAGCAGACCGATCTGTGCGACCGGTTCGGCTCCAGCCGCGGGGCGAAGTTCGAGGGCTTGCCCTGGCAGCTGTCCCGGTGGGGCAGCCCGGTGCTGCCGGGCGTGCTCGCCCGGGTGCACGCGCGAGTGCACGAGGTGCACGCCGCCGGGGACCACGACGTGGTGATCGGTGAGGTGCTCGAACTCGAGACACCGGCGCAGGACCGGCCGATGGTGTTCTTCCGCGGCGCCTTCGGGATCGACCCGGAGCTGGTACTGCCCGAAGCCTGGGACTGGGCCTAA
- a CDS encoding nuclear transport factor 2 family protein: MSDRDDIAERLAELAAAIDARDWESVRAAFLPNAHGYRKDGAEAIVRQISDHLGACGPTQHLLGNHRITVDGDTARSLTYARVHHSGAGAMAGKFFECMGEYDDRWVRTPEGWRLSSRVFDMRIFLGDFGVFGPAES, from the coding sequence ATGAGCGACCGGGACGACATCGCAGAGCGACTGGCCGAACTGGCCGCCGCGATCGACGCCCGCGACTGGGAATCGGTCCGAGCGGCCTTCCTCCCGAACGCCCACGGCTACCGCAAGGACGGAGCGGAGGCGATCGTCCGCCAGATCAGCGACCACCTCGGTGCCTGCGGCCCGACCCAGCACCTCCTCGGCAACCACCGCATCACGGTCGACGGCGACACCGCGCGCTCCCTCACCTACGCCCGCGTCCACCACTCCGGGGCAGGCGCGATGGCCGGGAAGTTCTTCGAGTGCATGGGCGAGTACGACGACCGCTGGGTGCGGACACCCGAGGGCTGGCGACTGTCCTCCCGCGTCTTCGACATGCGGATCTTCCTCGGCGACTTCGGCGTTTTCGGCCCGGCCGAATCCTGA
- a CDS encoding TIGR03619 family F420-dependent LLM class oxidoreductase, protein MRIGIVSPVVTRVPGAHSEWESTAGIDDLGRIAETADRLGFHHLTCSEHVAVPREVAAQRGATYWDPLATFGYLAARTSRIRLVTQVLVLGYHHPLEIAKRYGTLDRVSGGRLVLGLGVGSLEEEFRLLGAEFADRGARADDALAALRASLSRREPAYHGVHYDYAGFVVEPHAVQDRVPLWIGGRTLRSLRRATTHGDGWVPFGLTSAQLREMLAKVDPPAGFEVVLPAGEVLDPSGDRAATEAALARARDAGATLVGAQLRARSAEHYCEQLEALAAAADID, encoded by the coding sequence ATGAGGATCGGCATCGTCAGCCCGGTGGTGACCCGGGTTCCCGGGGCGCATTCGGAATGGGAGAGCACCGCGGGGATCGACGACCTCGGGCGGATCGCCGAGACCGCCGACCGGCTGGGCTTCCACCACCTGACCTGCAGCGAGCACGTGGCCGTGCCCCGGGAGGTCGCCGCACAGCGAGGTGCGACGTACTGGGACCCGCTGGCCACCTTCGGGTACCTGGCCGCGCGCACCAGCCGGATCCGCCTCGTCACGCAGGTACTGGTGCTCGGCTACCACCATCCGCTGGAGATCGCCAAGCGCTACGGCACCCTCGACCGGGTCTCCGGCGGCCGCCTGGTGCTGGGCCTGGGCGTCGGCAGCCTCGAAGAGGAATTCCGGTTGCTCGGCGCGGAATTCGCCGACCGGGGCGCCCGCGCCGATGATGCGCTCGCCGCACTGCGCGCGAGCCTGTCGCGCCGGGAACCGGCGTACCACGGCGTGCACTACGACTACGCGGGCTTCGTCGTGGAGCCGCACGCCGTGCAGGACCGCGTACCGCTGTGGATCGGCGGCCGGACCCTGCGCTCGCTGCGGCGCGCGACGACGCACGGCGACGGTTGGGTGCCGTTCGGGCTCACCAGCGCACAACTGCGGGAGATGCTGGCGAAGGTGGATCCGCCCGCAGGCTTCGAAGTCGTGCTCCCCGCCGGTGAGGTGCTCGACCCGTCCGGCGACCGGGCTGCGACCGAGGCGGCGCTGGCGCGGGCGCGCGATGCGGGCGCGACGCTGGTCGGCGCGCAGCTGCGGGCGCGATCGGCCGAGCACTACTGCGAGCAGCTCGAAGCCCTGGCAGCAGCAGCCGACATCGACTGA